The stretch of DNA GCTGGTTGTTGGCGAGAATCGCGTTGCTGATCTTGGACAGGATCACGGTGTGGCCGTAGGTCGCCAGACCTTTGATGAACAGCAGCACCACCGTGACGCCGGAGAGAATGGCGATGCCAACGACGTTCTTGTCGATATAGGCCTGGTTGATGACCTGGCCCAAAATATAGGCGGAGCCCGCGGTGGCGCCGGCGGACACGCCCATCAGCGCGAACGCGGTCACATAGCGCCGCCAATAGACAAAGCCCTGTTCCATGACGAGGCGGCGAATCAGGATCGCTGCGCCGTAGGGATCGTCGGTGATTTTTCTGGTCGGTTTGCTTGGAAGTTCGGTCATCCGCGTTCCATTGACGGCGCCTCGTAGCCGGCGCGTCAGGGCTGCTGCGGATTAGTCCTTGCCTCTTTGGCGGGGCTTTTTCAAGCCCAATAAGCGCTTGATTTCAGGCCGATTCCGCATGCTGCGGAAGGCCGCCGCGGTCGCGGAACAGCTTCTCCTCCCAGGCCAGCGCATGGGTGGCGATGGTTTCGAGATTGTCGTATTGCGGCGTCCAGTCCAGCGTCGCATGGATGCGGCTGGTATCGGCGACCATGGTCATGATGTCGCCAGGACGGCGCGGCGCATATGAAACCGCGAAATTGCGCCCGGAGACGCGGCGGACGGCTTCGATGGTTTCGAGCACCGAATAGCCGCGGCCGTAGCCGCAGTTCAGCGTGATCGAGCTTTTGCCGCCACGCAGATAGGCCAGCGCGGCGCGATGGGCCTGCACGAGATCGCTGACATGGATGAAGTCGCGGATGCAGCTTCCATCCGGCGTCGGATAGTCAGTGCCGTACACGTCGATCTTGGCGCGCTGGCCGGTGGCGGCTTCGACCGCGATCTTGAGCAGATGCGTAGCGCCTACGGTGGCAAGGCCGCAGCGGCCTTTCGGATCGGCGCCGGCGACGTTGAAGTAGCGCAGCACGACATAGTTCATGCCGTGGGCGGCGGCGACATCGTGCAGCATGATTTCCGTCATCAGCTTCGATGAGCCATATGGCGAGGCCGGCCGCGTCGGCGCATGTTCGGGCACCGGCACCTGGTCCGGATTGCCGTAGACGGCGGCCGTCGACGAAAAGATGAAGCGGTTGACGCCGCCCTTGACAGCGGCATTCAAGAGGCTGCGGGTCGTCATGGTGTTGTTGCGGTAATAGCCGAGCGGATCGCGCACCGAATCCGGCACCACGATCGAGCCGGCGAAATGGACGATGCTTTCGATGCCGTGCTGGTCGATCACGCCTGCGACGAGGTTTTCATCGCCGGCGTCGCCGATGAACAGCGGCACGCCTTCCGGCAGGAAGACGGAGAATCCGGTGGACAGATTGTCGATCACGACGACGGTTTCGCCGGCTTCCACCAGCGCATGAACCATGTGACTTCCGATATAGCCGGCGCCACCGGTGACGAGCACGGTCATGGGCCACCTCTCGCTCTTGAATTTGGAGCGCGCCCGGATGCAAAACCGGTTTCCACTTTATGCTGGTCGCGCTCTATTGACGGCGATGCTAGCGGGGCTGCGGTGAAGAGTGGGTTTCGGCACAGGCCGAACTGGCCACTATGCTTAATGTTGCGTATAGGAACTGGCCGAAATGGAGCCGGACGTGCCGATCGAGAACAATTTGGCCAGTGATCTGCAACTGATCGTGCCGAATCTGCACAGGCGCTATTCGGGCGTCACGGCGACCAACCGGATGGTGGCGCCGAAGCTTGCCACAATGTACCGCGCGGCCTGGCTCGGGCCGCACGCGCCCGACGGCATCGCGCGGATGGGGTTTGCGGATCTGTTGAAACTCTGGCGCCGCCGCAACGCCCTGATCTGGCACGCGCGCCGCAACGACGAGATGATCGCAGGGCTATTGCTGCGCGCGCTCGGCTGGCCGTTAAAACTCGTCTTCACCTCGGCGGCACAGCGGCATCACAAGCGGCTGACGCGCTGGCTGATCCGGCAGGTGGATGCGGTGATCGCCACGTCCGAACTGTCGGCGTCGTTTCTCCAGCGCGAGGCGACGGTGGTGATGCATGGCGTCGATACCGAGCGCTATGCGCCGCCGGCCGATCGCGCGGCGGCGTTTGCCGAAGCCAAATTGCCGGGACGTTACGCGATCGGCTGCTTCGGCCGGGTGCGCGCGCAAAAGGGCACGGACGTCTTCGTCGAGGCGATGTGCCGGCTGCTGCCGCGTTATCCCGATTTCACCGCCATCATCGTCGGCGCGGTGGTGCCGGAGCAGCAGGGCTTTGCCAACGGTTTGAAACAACAGATCGAAGCGGCCGGACTGCAATCGCGCATCGTCATCACCGGCGAGCTCGCGATCGAGGAGGTGCAGCGCTGGTATCAACGGCTGACGATCTACGCCTTCACCTCGCGCAATGAAGGCTTTGGCCTGACGCTGATCGAGGCGATGTCCTCAGGAGCGGCACTGGTGGCCTCGCGCGCGGGCGCCGCCGAATTCGTGGTTGAGGACGGCGTGACCGGCGTGCTGACGCCGCCGGGGGATACCGAGGCGCTGGTCGCCGCACTGGAGCCGCTGATGCGCGATCCGGTCTCGGCGCATGCGATGGGCGAACGCGCGCGTGCACGTGTGCTGCAAAAGTTCAGCCTCGATGCGGAAGCGACCGCGATCGCCGCGGTCTATCGTTCGCTCGGCTGAGTGACCAGCAGGCGGTGCGCGACATCGGCCACGTAAGAGGGGTCGATGTCGCGCATGCAG from Bradyrhizobium sp. AZCC 1693 encodes:
- a CDS encoding glycosyltransferase family 4 protein; this translates as MEPDVPIENNLASDLQLIVPNLHRRYSGVTATNRMVAPKLATMYRAAWLGPHAPDGIARMGFADLLKLWRRRNALIWHARRNDEMIAGLLLRALGWPLKLVFTSAAQRHHKRLTRWLIRQVDAVIATSELSASFLQREATVVMHGVDTERYAPPADRAAAFAEAKLPGRYAIGCFGRVRAQKGTDVFVEAMCRLLPRYPDFTAIIVGAVVPEQQGFANGLKQQIEAAGLQSRIVITGELAIEEVQRWYQRLTIYAFTSRNEGFGLTLIEAMSSGAALVASRAGAAEFVVEDGVTGVLTPPGDTEALVAALEPLMRDPVSAHAMGERARARVLQKFSLDAEATAIAAVYRSLG
- the galE gene encoding UDP-glucose 4-epimerase GalE — its product is MTVLVTGGAGYIGSHMVHALVEAGETVVVIDNLSTGFSVFLPEGVPLFIGDAGDENLVAGVIDQHGIESIVHFAGSIVVPDSVRDPLGYYRNNTMTTRSLLNAAVKGGVNRFIFSSTAAVYGNPDQVPVPEHAPTRPASPYGSSKLMTEIMLHDVAAAHGMNYVVLRYFNVAGADPKGRCGLATVGATHLLKIAVEAATGQRAKIDVYGTDYPTPDGSCIRDFIHVSDLVQAHRAALAYLRGGKSSITLNCGYGRGYSVLETIEAVRRVSGRNFAVSYAPRRPGDIMTMVADTSRIHATLDWTPQYDNLETIATHALAWEEKLFRDRGGLPQHAESA